A region from the Pseudonocardia petroleophila genome encodes:
- a CDS encoding class I SAM-dependent methyltransferase, which translates to MSPCRSCAATSGDLVLDLGDQPACEYFPRLDDPGPEPVFPLRLWLCRACGLAQLADDAVLPDEPVGTEPAALARQRADAIAAVRAMGLLPAGATVVEGATPHGGSWLPELTELGLRPAPGGAAADVVVDATFGLMHEPRQREALDRLVAAVAPDGVLLFGFHSLAAIVGDGQWNAVRLGHYAYYSTPAVVGMLARAGLVVTDALWFPLYGGTVLVVARRGGVPAASVADLVAAETAAGVLDPGVVGALQTAVLRSTAGLRDLVHGCRATGAPAFGYSAASRAVALVHLAGLDAGDLPAVADASPAKHGCRMPGTDIPIVPPAELLAAGPRTVLLFVSDLLPEVRRSLPEVEGAGGRWVDCGAGPR; encoded by the coding sequence GTGAGCCCCTGCCGCTCGTGCGCCGCGACCTCCGGCGACCTCGTCCTGGACCTCGGCGACCAGCCCGCCTGCGAGTACTTCCCCCGGCTCGACGACCCGGGGCCGGAGCCGGTCTTCCCGCTGCGCCTGTGGCTGTGCCGCGCGTGCGGTCTCGCCCAGCTGGCCGACGACGCCGTGCTGCCCGACGAGCCGGTCGGCACCGAGCCCGCGGCACTGGCCCGCCAGCGCGCCGACGCGATCGCCGCCGTGCGGGCGATGGGGCTGCTGCCCGCGGGTGCCACCGTCGTGGAGGGGGCCACCCCGCACGGCGGGTCCTGGCTGCCCGAGCTCACGGAGCTGGGACTGCGTCCCGCCCCCGGGGGCGCGGCGGCCGACGTCGTCGTCGACGCGACGTTCGGGCTGATGCACGAACCCCGCCAGCGGGAGGCGCTCGACCGGCTCGTCGCCGCCGTCGCCCCGGACGGGGTGCTGCTGTTCGGCTTCCACTCGCTCGCGGCGATCGTCGGGGACGGGCAGTGGAACGCCGTCCGGCTGGGTCACTACGCCTACTACTCGACGCCCGCGGTCGTCGGGATGCTCGCCCGCGCGGGCCTGGTGGTCACCGACGCGCTGTGGTTCCCGCTCTACGGGGGCACCGTCCTGGTCGTGGCGCGCCGCGGCGGGGTGCCGGCGGCGTCCGTCGCCGACCTGGTGGCGGCGGAGACCGCGGCGGGGGTGCTGGACCCCGGGGTCGTGGGCGCGCTGCAGACGGCCGTGCTGCGGTCGACCGCGGGGCTGCGCGACCTCGTCCACGGCTGCCGCGCCACCGGCGCGCCCGCGTTCGGCTACAGCGCGGCCTCCCGCGCGGTGGCGCTGGTGCACCTGGCCGGGCTGGACGCGGGCGACCTGCCCGCGGTGGCCGACGCCTCCCCGGCCAAGCACGGCTGCCGGATGCCCGGCACCGACATCCCGATCGTCCCGCCCGCCGAGCTGCTCGCCGCCGGACCGCGGACGGTGCTGCTGTTCGTCTCCGACCTGCTGCCGGAGGTCCGGCGCTCGCTCCCGGAGGTCGAGGGGGCCGGGGGCCGGTGGGTCGACTGCGGCGCCGGGCCCCGGTAG
- a CDS encoding sugar transferase, with protein MTSDVAAQGRAARRRAPAGSPPPFPPAPWLRRYAAAVVVSDVVAVAVVVPTGIWLELGTNDLNFGDAVSPWLPLVSGLLTIVCLLLGRAWDPPVLGQGSEELSRLVRAVAASSVVLGMGGLALQIPSVRPWAFGLIPAMGVLSLVGRYALRRRLHAHRFEGRCVHPALAVGSVESISDLVDRTRRERSNGWVVHGACTPGGGADGVQDVLGVPVIGDLDAVAEVVRTGGYRVVAIGRAPGWTPRRLHQLAWDLEGLGADLVVDPGLMEVAGPRLHVAPVDGLPLLRLTQPSLTGLPRVVKAVIDRIGAAVVLALVTPLLLAIAVAVRADGGPVFFRQTRVGRHGRTFTMIKFRSMVPDAEARRRALVPANDGDGPLFKLRADPRVTRVGALLRRYSLDELPQLFNVLGGSMSLIGPRPPLPEEVATYDRTAKRKLRVRPGLTGLWQVSGRSDLSWEESVRLDLRYVENWSLALDALILWKTVGAVLRSDGAY; from the coding sequence ATGACTTCGGATGTCGCGGCACAGGGACGAGCCGCCCGCCGGCGCGCGCCGGCCGGGTCCCCGCCGCCGTTCCCCCCGGCCCCCTGGCTGCGCCGCTACGCCGCCGCCGTCGTCGTCAGCGACGTCGTCGCCGTCGCCGTCGTGGTCCCGACCGGCATCTGGCTGGAGCTCGGCACCAACGACCTCAACTTCGGCGACGCCGTGTCGCCGTGGCTGCCGCTGGTCAGCGGCCTGCTGACGATCGTGTGCCTGCTGCTGGGCCGGGCGTGGGACCCGCCGGTGCTGGGCCAGGGGTCCGAGGAGCTCAGCCGGCTCGTCCGCGCCGTCGCCGCCAGCTCGGTCGTGCTGGGCATGGGCGGGCTGGCCCTGCAGATCCCGTCGGTCCGGCCGTGGGCGTTCGGGTTGATCCCGGCCATGGGCGTGCTCAGCCTGGTCGGGCGCTACGCCCTGCGCCGCAGGCTGCACGCCCACCGCTTCGAGGGCCGGTGCGTGCACCCGGCGCTGGCCGTCGGGTCCGTCGAGTCCATCTCCGACCTCGTGGACCGCACCCGGCGCGAGCGCTCCAACGGCTGGGTCGTGCACGGTGCGTGCACGCCCGGTGGGGGCGCGGACGGCGTGCAGGACGTCCTCGGGGTGCCCGTCATCGGCGACCTGGACGCCGTCGCGGAGGTCGTCCGCACCGGCGGCTACCGCGTCGTCGCCATCGGGCGCGCCCCCGGCTGGACCCCCCGGCGGCTGCACCAGCTGGCCTGGGACCTGGAGGGCCTGGGCGCCGATCTCGTCGTCGATCCCGGGTTGATGGAGGTCGCCGGGCCGCGGCTGCACGTCGCACCGGTCGACGGGCTGCCGCTGCTCCGGTTGACCCAGCCGTCGCTCACCGGGCTGCCGCGGGTCGTCAAGGCCGTGATCGACCGCATCGGCGCGGCGGTGGTGCTGGCGCTGGTCACCCCGCTCCTGCTCGCCATCGCGGTCGCGGTGCGCGCCGACGGCGGTCCGGTGTTCTTCCGGCAGACGCGGGTGGGCCGGCACGGCCGCACCTTCACGATGATCAAGTTCCGGTCGATGGTCCCCGACGCGGAGGCGCGGCGCCGCGCGCTCGTGCCCGCCAACGACGGCGACGGTCCGCTGTTCAAGCTCCGCGCCGACCCCCGGGTGACCCGCGTCGGCGCGCTGCTGCGCCGCTACTCCCTCGACGAGCTCCCCCAGCTGTTCAACGTCCTCGGCGGCTCGATGTCGCTGATCGGGCCCCGCCCGCCGCTGCCGGAGGAGGTCGCCACCTACGACCGGACCGCCAAGCGCAAGCTCCGCGTCCGCCCCGGCCTGACCGGGTTGTGGCAGGTCAGCGGCCGCAGCGACCTCTCGTGGGAGGAGTCGGTGCGCCTCGACCTGCGCTACGTCGAGAACTGGTCCCTCGCGCTCGACGCCCTGATCCTGTGGAAGACGGTGGGCGCGGTGCTGCGCTCCGACGGCGCGTACTGA